In a genomic window of Gadus macrocephalus chromosome 9, ASM3116895v1:
- the tnnt3a gene encoding troponin T type 3a (skeletal, fast) isoform X4, producing MSDTEDVDQVEAVEEEVVQEVEVAPEAGPEPEPEPEAEPEPEPEPEPVVEPEPEPEPEPEAEELEDEKPKFKPSAPKIPDGEKVDFDDIQKKRQNKDLSELQGLIDAHFEGRKKEEEELIALKERIEKRRAERAEQHRIRSEKDKERQARREEERLKREEADAKKKFEEDAKKKSALSNMGSNYSSHLQKADQKRGGGKKETEREKKKKILAGRRKALNIDHLNEDKLKDKINELHEWMSTLESEKFDHMERLKRQKYEVLNLRNRIDQLQKYSKKGAAARRRK from the exons ATGTCTGACACTGAAGATGT tgATCAGGTCGAGG ccgtggaggaggaggtagttcaggaggtagaggTGGCCCCGGAGGCGGGCCccgaaccagaaccagaacctgaAGCGGAACCAGAGCCAGAGCCTGAGCCAGAGCCAGTggtagaaccagaaccagaaccagagccagagccagaagCTGAGGAGCTGGAAG ACGAGAAGCCAAAGTTCAA GCCAAGCGCACCCAAGATTCCCGATGGTGAGAAAGTGGACTTTGAT GACATCCAGAAGAAGCGTCAGAACAAGGATCTGTCGGAGCTCCAGGGCCTGATCGATGCTCACTTTGAGGgcaggaagaaggaggaggaggagctgatcgCCCTCAAGGAGAGAATT gagaaaCGTAGGGCTGAGAGAGCTGAGCAGCACAGGATCCGCTCTGAGAAGGACAAGGAGCGCCAGGCCAGACGCGAG gaggagaggctgAAGAGGGAGGAGGCTGATGCCAAGAAAAAGTTTGAAGAGGATGCAAAGAAGAAGTCGGCTCTGTCCAACATGGGCTCCAACTACAGCAGCCATCTGCAGAAG gctgaccagaagaggggaggaggaaagaaggaaacagagagagagaagaagaagaagattctGGCTGGAAGACGCAAGGCTCTGAACATCGACCACCTCAACGAGGATAAGCTCAA GGACAAGATCAACGAGCTCCATGAATGGATGAGCACTTTGGAGTCTGAGAAGTTCGACCACATGGAGAGACTGAAGAGGCAGAAGTATGAG GTGCTCAACCTCAGGAATCGCATCGATCAGTTGCAGAAATA CAGCAAGAAGGGAGCTGCTGCCCGCCGCAGGAAGTAA
- the tnnt3a gene encoding troponin T type 3a (skeletal, fast) isoform X5 produces the protein MSDTEDVDQVEDEKPKFKPSAPKIPDGEKVDFDDIQKKRQNKDLSELQGLIDAHFEGRKKEEEELIALKERIEKRRAERAEQHRIRSEKDKERQARREEERLKREEADAKKKFEEDAKKKSALSNMGSNYSSHLQKADQKRGGGKKETEREKKKKILAGRRKALNIDHLNEDKLKDKINELHEWMSTLESEKFDHMERLKRQKYEVTTLRKRVEELSKFSKKGAAARRRK, from the exons ATGTCTGACACTGAAGATGT tgATCAGGTCGAGG ACGAGAAGCCAAAGTTCAA GCCAAGCGCACCCAAGATTCCCGATGGTGAGAAAGTGGACTTTGAT GACATCCAGAAGAAGCGTCAGAACAAGGATCTGTCGGAGCTCCAGGGCCTGATCGATGCTCACTTTGAGGgcaggaagaaggaggaggaggagctgatcgCCCTCAAGGAGAGAATT gagaaaCGTAGGGCTGAGAGAGCTGAGCAGCACAGGATCCGCTCTGAGAAGGACAAGGAGCGCCAGGCCAGACGCGAG gaggagaggctgAAGAGGGAGGAGGCTGATGCCAAGAAAAAGTTTGAAGAGGATGCAAAGAAGAAGTCGGCTCTGTCCAACATGGGCTCCAACTACAGCAGCCATCTGCAGAAG gctgaccagaagaggggaggaggaaagaaggaaacagagagagagaagaagaagaagattctGGCTGGAAGACGCAAGGCTCTGAACATCGACCACCTCAACGAGGATAAGCTCAA GGACAAGATCAACGAGCTCCATGAATGGATGAGCACTTTGGAGTCTGAGAAGTTCGACCACATGGAGAGACTGAAGAGGCAGAAGTATGAG GTTACAACTCTGCGTAAGAGAGTGGAGGAGCTCAGTAAATT CAGCAAGAAGGGAGCTGCTGCCCGCCGCAGGAAGTAA
- the tnnt3a gene encoding troponin T type 3a (skeletal, fast) isoform X2 yields the protein MSDTEDVDQVEAVEEEVVQEVEVAPEAGPEPEPEPEAEPEPEPEPEPVVEPEPEPEPEPEAEELEDATGEEDEKPKFKPSAPKIPDGEKVDFDDIQKKRQNKDLSELQGLIDAHFEGRKKEEEELIALKERIEKRRAERAEQHRIRSEKDKERQARREEERLKREEADAKKKFEEDAKKKSALSNMGSNYSSHLQKADQKRGGGKKETEREKKKKILAGRRKALNIDHLNEDKLKDKINELHEWMSTLESEKFDHMERLKRQKYEVLNLRNRIDQLQKYSKKGAAARRRK from the exons ATGTCTGACACTGAAGATGT tgATCAGGTCGAGG ccgtggaggaggaggtagttcaggaggtagaggTGGCCCCGGAGGCGGGCCccgaaccagaaccagaacctgaAGCGGAACCAGAGCCAGAGCCTGAGCCAGAGCCAGTggtagaaccagaaccagaaccagagccagagccagaagCTGAGGAGCTGGAAG ATGCCACTGGAGAGGAAG ACGAGAAGCCAAAGTTCAA GCCAAGCGCACCCAAGATTCCCGATGGTGAGAAAGTGGACTTTGAT GACATCCAGAAGAAGCGTCAGAACAAGGATCTGTCGGAGCTCCAGGGCCTGATCGATGCTCACTTTGAGGgcaggaagaaggaggaggaggagctgatcgCCCTCAAGGAGAGAATT gagaaaCGTAGGGCTGAGAGAGCTGAGCAGCACAGGATCCGCTCTGAGAAGGACAAGGAGCGCCAGGCCAGACGCGAG gaggagaggctgAAGAGGGAGGAGGCTGATGCCAAGAAAAAGTTTGAAGAGGATGCAAAGAAGAAGTCGGCTCTGTCCAACATGGGCTCCAACTACAGCAGCCATCTGCAGAAG gctgaccagaagaggggaggaggaaagaaggaaacagagagagagaagaagaagaagattctGGCTGGAAGACGCAAGGCTCTGAACATCGACCACCTCAACGAGGATAAGCTCAA GGACAAGATCAACGAGCTCCATGAATGGATGAGCACTTTGGAGTCTGAGAAGTTCGACCACATGGAGAGACTGAAGAGGCAGAAGTATGAG GTGCTCAACCTCAGGAATCGCATCGATCAGTTGCAGAAATA CAGCAAGAAGGGAGCTGCTGCCCGCCGCAGGAAGTAA
- the prr33 gene encoding uncharacterized protein prr33: MAASYTSYPAGLSFLSQRYPPPLPPKPGKDNARLQKLLKRNAKKKVSPQAAQAAAVFRSSLSPVNEASPDLEHSDHSTPPRTPETPLRGTARFPPRFSVRPRYQHVASPYPQRVGWGQPPPIFFPDSPTTPPVLFPQHGTPVATGPPPLTAPPQMMTPPPLMAPPPLMAPPPLMAPPPQMALPPLKAPPMLMAPPPVQLSRAVESGTPLKMEFTIPALQVTLLPGQGRPGWMPGANRSPSPVPVRYSGPGPVSVPYSGSQVVLKPLTVLTSFAKSKSPRPHFRATENSRSPKPMFEVPQIRLYTANTSFYESSRTPPVYDTTELTAIGTTAPRSKTPTPESRRGPTPSAEVRRGLTPTREIRQAVTLVSQSGSLVSDSRSKTPTREPTRASTPKTEVTKIPQTPKAETKSLPPTPEVKRAKTPTYEFTTSRTHSGRPKTPSYHVARAKTPVFEISRTNPLLFCVSPIPAESERKTPTAVPMMGLSTAQNVKTKDALTSNGVIHSNITPVAPSIDVAKPKSEPSVAVKAQQEIPAAPPSYPKPQTLPSAPSEPQITVSSSPRPKTPSYEAPKPAAPKTPSHPQPKPPSTQVQPSTQAPPRIQAPPSTQGAQSTQGIPGTQGAPSTQRAPSTQGAPLTKTAPGFPRPGPPRTSYGAQRPKTPTHGGSRSGYRGLTPAEYVAHGGIQCYSPAFGLSGATKSTQEEPQTTTVTSLKTEPATLELSVTPKVVAVEVSGGGEPSGKKAEEVVSSRPPALRIPTIVVSQASDYPEPASSHQASSAIVTTASAKTVLQDTATTTAHKAEVKTPVKKISPEVTKPENQATHSLVTSESKTEDIVLQKQTKEAPAVSLETKAKSSAKKVLAGVFGLPKTQEPKPGIPSTQEGSAPGFPAEASADSTPSKGKEDKGPSSPAAKPDSQEASDSAQAAQVLLKALGKPKGLKSKLSGWSRLKKHMVVEQEEPKFPEGAEGKKEEAVGQVVAEAKPSDGKPSEGNPASDSDKLSKDAPKGAMMWNAVLFQMFSTKENIMHQIELNKSEEEKNEGETKEESKEIPAFAHRLPILLFSPKFDAKKLREAASRPLTKISTVFEMGLIGRKNKEEEPKDFNRTARGFLVS; this comes from the coding sequence ATGGCGGCCAGCTACACAAGCTACCCCGCGGGGCTGAGCTTCCTGTCCCAGCGCTACCCACCCCCGCTGCCCCCCAAGCCCGGGAAGGACAATGCCCGTCTGCAGAAGCTCCTAAAGAGGAACGCCAAGAAGAAGGTGTCGCCGCAGGCAGCCCAGGCCGCTGCCGTGTTCCGCTCAAGCCTGTCGCCGGTCAACGAGGCCAGCCCCGATCTGGAGCACAGCGaccactccaccccccccaggacccccgaGACCCCCCTAAGGGGCACGGCGCGGTTCCCCCCCCGCTTCAGCGTGCGGCCTCGTTACCAGCATGTGGCGTCCCCCTACCCCCAGAGGGTGGGCTGGGGCCAGCCTCCCCCAATCTTCTTCCCTGACTCGCCGACCACGCCACCAGTCCTGTTCCCGCAACACGGCACGCCGGTCGCCACAGGTCCGCCCCCGCTGACGGCCCCACCCCAGATGATGACCCCGCCCCCGTtgatggccccgcccccgctgatggccccgcccccgctgatggccccgcccccgcagaTGGCCCTGCCCCCGCTGAAGGCACCGCCCATGCtgatggccccgcccccggtgcAGCTGAGCAGGGCAGTAGAATCAGGAACGCCCTTGAAGATGGAGTTCACAATTCCGGCACTTCAAGTAACTCTGCTGCCCGGCCAGGGTCGGCCTGGATGGATGCCTGGTGCGAACAGGTCTCCCAGTCCGGTGCCGGTTCGATACTCTGGTCCCGGCCCAGTATCAGTCCCCTACTCAGGAAGCCAGGTGGTGTTGAAACCCCTCACAGTGTTGACCTCATTTGCTAAATCAAAAAGTCCTCGGCCGCACTTCAGAGCCACTGAAAACTCGAGATCTCCCAAACCGATGTTTGAAGTTCCTCAGATCCGGTTGTACACCGCTAACACGTCCTTCTACGAGTCGTCCAGGACCCCTCCAGTCTACGACACGACGGAGCTCACCGCCATTGGCACCACGGCACCGCGGAGCAAAACGCCGACCCCGGAGTCACGACGTGGGCCGACTCCGTCagcagaggtgaggaggggttTGACTCCGACCAGAGAAATCCGGCAAGCTGTGACTCTTGTGAGTCAGAGCGGGTCCCTGGTCTCAGACTCTAGGAGTAAGACCCCAACCCGTGAGCCCACCAGAGCCTCCACACCAAAGACGGAAGTCACCAAGATCCCTCAAACTCCTAAAGCCGAAACCAAATCCCTCCCCCCGACCCCTGAGGTCAAACGAGCTAAAACACCAACCTACGAGTTTACGACTTCCAGAACTCACTCTGGGCGGCCGAAGACACCCTCGTACCACGTGGCTCGGGCTAAAACACCAGTCTTTGAAATATCAAGAACCAATCcacttctattttgtgtgtcaCCGATCCCAGCGGAGTCAGAGAGGAAGACTCCCACAGCTGTCCCGATGATGGGTTTATCCACTGCACAAAATGTCAAGACAAAGGATGCTTTAACTTCAAATGGGGTCATCCATTCAAACATCACGCCAGTAGCGCCATCCATAGATGTTGCAAAACCAAAGTCTGAGCCTTCTGTTGCTGTGAAAGCACAACAGGAGATCCCTGCTGCACCACCAAGTTATCCAAAGCCTCAAACTCTGCCTTCGGCCCCGTCAGAACCACAGATAACAGTCTCTAGTTCCCCAAGGCCTAAAACACCTTCATATGAAGCCCCAAAACCAGCGGCCCCCAAAACCCCTTCTCACCCGCAGCCCAAACCTCCCAGCACCCAGGTGCAGCCCAGCACCCAGGCCCCCCCCCGCATCCAGGCCCCCCCCAGCACCCAGGGGGCTCAAAGCACCCAGGGGATCCCCGGCACCCAGGGGGCTCCCAGCACCCAGAGGGCCCCAAGCACCCAGGGGGCTCCCCTCACAAAGACAGCACCTGGGTTCCCCAGACCAGGCCCACCGAGGACTTCATACGGAGCTCAGAGACCCAAGACGCCCACCCATGGGGGGTCCAGGTCTGGGTACCGGGGCTTGACACCAGCCGAGTACGTTGCTCACGGTGGGATCCAGTGCTACTCTCCAGCATTCGGTTTATCTGGTGCCACAAAGTCCACTCAAGAAGAGCCTCAGACCACAACCGTAACGTCATTGAAAACTGAACCAGCAACCCTAGAACTTTCTGTAACACCAAAGGTTGTGGCGGTTGAGGTGTCTGGAGGTGGAGAACCGTCTGGAAAGAAGGCAGAGGAGGTAGTGTCCTCCAGACCGCCAGCTCTCCGGATTCCAACTATTGTTGTTTCCCAAGCGTCAGACTACCCAGAACCAGCTTCATCCCACCAGGCCTCATCTGCAATCGTCACGACAGCGTCTGCAAAAACTGTGTTACAGGACACCGCAACGACGACAGCACACAAAGCAGAGGTCAAAACTCCCGTGAAGAAGATAAGTCCTGAGGTCACCAAACCAGAGAATCAAGCCACGCATTCTTTAGTGACCTCAGAAAGTAAAACTGAAGACATAGTTcttcagaaacaaacaaaagaagCTCCAGCTGTTTCACTGGAGACCAAAGCTAAGTCCTCAGCTAAGAAAGTGTTGGCAGGGGTTTTCGGGCTCCCCAAGACCCAGGAACCAAAGCCAGGCATCCCTTCAACACAAGAAGGCTCAGCGCCTGGCTTCCCTGCTGAGGCTTCTGCTGACTCAACACCTAGCAAAGGAAAAGAGGACAAAGgtccctcctctcctgcagCCAAACCAGACAGCCAGGAAGCATCTGACTCAGCCCAGGCGGCGCAGGTTCTGTTGAAAGCCCTTGGGAAACCGAAGGGATTGAAATCCAAACTGAGCGGATGGTCCCGCCTCAAGAAGCACatggtggtggagcaggaggagcccAAGTTCCCCGAGGGGGCAgaagggaagaaggaggaggcagTGGGGCAGGTTGTGGCTGAAGCTAAACCTTCCGATGGGAAACCTTCCGAGGGGAACCCTGCCAGCGACAGCGACAAATTGAGCAAAGACGCTCCAAAGGGAGCCATGATGTGGAACGCTGTCCtcttccaaatgttctccaccAAGGAAAACATCATGCACCAGATAGAGCTCAACAAaagcgaggaggagaagaacgAGGGTGAAACAAAGGAGGAGTCCAAGGAGATTCCGGCCTTCGCCCATCGGCTCCCCATCCTGCTATTCAGCCCCAAGTTTGATGCCAAGAAACTGAGGGAAGCGGCGTCGAGACCTCTCACGAAGATCTCCACCGTGTTCGAGATGGGCCTGATCGGCCGCAAGAACAAGGAGGAGGAACCCAAAGACTTTAACAGAACGGCCAGAGGCTTCCTCGTTTCTTAG
- the tnnt3a gene encoding troponin T type 3a (skeletal, fast) isoform X1: protein MSDTEDVDQVEAVEEEVVQEVEVAPEAGPEPEPEPEAEPEPEPEPEPVVEPEPEPEPEPEAEELEDATGEEDEKPKFKPSAPKIPDGEKVDFDDIQKKRQNKDLSELQGLIDAHFEGRKKEEEELIALKERIEKRRAERAEQHRIRSEKDKERQARREEERLKREEADAKKKFEEDAKKKSALSNMGSNYSSHLQKADQKRGGGKKETEREKKKKILAGRRKALNIDHLNEDKLKDKINELHEWMSTLESEKFDHMERLKRQKYEVTTLRKRVEELSKFSKKGAAARRRK from the exons ATGTCTGACACTGAAGATGT tgATCAGGTCGAGG ccgtggaggaggaggtagttcaggaggtagaggTGGCCCCGGAGGCGGGCCccgaaccagaaccagaacctgaAGCGGAACCAGAGCCAGAGCCTGAGCCAGAGCCAGTggtagaaccagaaccagaaccagagccagagccagaagCTGAGGAGCTGGAAG ATGCCACTGGAGAGGAAG ACGAGAAGCCAAAGTTCAA GCCAAGCGCACCCAAGATTCCCGATGGTGAGAAAGTGGACTTTGAT GACATCCAGAAGAAGCGTCAGAACAAGGATCTGTCGGAGCTCCAGGGCCTGATCGATGCTCACTTTGAGGgcaggaagaaggaggaggaggagctgatcgCCCTCAAGGAGAGAATT gagaaaCGTAGGGCTGAGAGAGCTGAGCAGCACAGGATCCGCTCTGAGAAGGACAAGGAGCGCCAGGCCAGACGCGAG gaggagaggctgAAGAGGGAGGAGGCTGATGCCAAGAAAAAGTTTGAAGAGGATGCAAAGAAGAAGTCGGCTCTGTCCAACATGGGCTCCAACTACAGCAGCCATCTGCAGAAG gctgaccagaagaggggaggaggaaagaaggaaacagagagagagaagaagaagaagattctGGCTGGAAGACGCAAGGCTCTGAACATCGACCACCTCAACGAGGATAAGCTCAA GGACAAGATCAACGAGCTCCATGAATGGATGAGCACTTTGGAGTCTGAGAAGTTCGACCACATGGAGAGACTGAAGAGGCAGAAGTATGAG GTTACAACTCTGCGTAAGAGAGTGGAGGAGCTCAGTAAATT CAGCAAGAAGGGAGCTGCTGCCCGCCGCAGGAAGTAA
- the tnnt3a gene encoding troponin T type 3a (skeletal, fast) isoform X3 produces MSDTEDVDQVEAVEEEVVQEVEVAPEAGPEPEPEPEAEPEPEPEPEPVVEPEPEPEPEPEAEELEDEKPKFKPSAPKIPDGEKVDFDDIQKKRQNKDLSELQGLIDAHFEGRKKEEEELIALKERIEKRRAERAEQHRIRSEKDKERQARREEERLKREEADAKKKFEEDAKKKSALSNMGSNYSSHLQKADQKRGGGKKETEREKKKKILAGRRKALNIDHLNEDKLKDKINELHEWMSTLESEKFDHMERLKRQKYEVTTLRKRVEELSKFSKKGAAARRRK; encoded by the exons ATGTCTGACACTGAAGATGT tgATCAGGTCGAGG ccgtggaggaggaggtagttcaggaggtagaggTGGCCCCGGAGGCGGGCCccgaaccagaaccagaacctgaAGCGGAACCAGAGCCAGAGCCTGAGCCAGAGCCAGTggtagaaccagaaccagaaccagagccagagccagaagCTGAGGAGCTGGAAG ACGAGAAGCCAAAGTTCAA GCCAAGCGCACCCAAGATTCCCGATGGTGAGAAAGTGGACTTTGAT GACATCCAGAAGAAGCGTCAGAACAAGGATCTGTCGGAGCTCCAGGGCCTGATCGATGCTCACTTTGAGGgcaggaagaaggaggaggaggagctgatcgCCCTCAAGGAGAGAATT gagaaaCGTAGGGCTGAGAGAGCTGAGCAGCACAGGATCCGCTCTGAGAAGGACAAGGAGCGCCAGGCCAGACGCGAG gaggagaggctgAAGAGGGAGGAGGCTGATGCCAAGAAAAAGTTTGAAGAGGATGCAAAGAAGAAGTCGGCTCTGTCCAACATGGGCTCCAACTACAGCAGCCATCTGCAGAAG gctgaccagaagaggggaggaggaaagaaggaaacagagagagagaagaagaagaagattctGGCTGGAAGACGCAAGGCTCTGAACATCGACCACCTCAACGAGGATAAGCTCAA GGACAAGATCAACGAGCTCCATGAATGGATGAGCACTTTGGAGTCTGAGAAGTTCGACCACATGGAGAGACTGAAGAGGCAGAAGTATGAG GTTACAACTCTGCGTAAGAGAGTGGAGGAGCTCAGTAAATT CAGCAAGAAGGGAGCTGCTGCCCGCCGCAGGAAGTAA